In Fundidesulfovibrio soli, a single genomic region encodes these proteins:
- a CDS encoding phosphotransacetylase family protein translates to MAGIYVGSTSGYSGKNMVIMGLGLKFQKEGYNVGYYKPVGAMPKEVAGKLGDDDANFVQGVLGLEEDPSEVTPVVVTQDFKVKAFSGQCPDLMDVIVKGYDKLSAGKDVTLVAGSGSMYSGTYCNVDGVSVVKRLNIPAIVIDRFQKELNYDYLVVLKETLGDNLLGVILNDITPNFLDEVESLIVPFLNRKGVRVLGIIPKDPLMGAIKVADLAERLGGKVISAQHKAERIVESFLIGTMQVENFLTHFRKNKNAAVIVGGDRSDVQLVALEGDSPCLVLTGNLYPNDIILTRSEVLEIPIIVVRDDTFSVAKKMETILQRHKLRDIIKIKQGAQLVSSNIDFEYIKKGLGLK, encoded by the coding sequence ATGGCTGGCATCTACGTGGGTTCCACTTCCGGTTATTCCGGCAAGAACATGGTCATCATGGGCCTTGGGCTCAAGTTCCAGAAGGAAGGCTACAACGTCGGCTACTACAAGCCCGTGGGGGCCATGCCCAAAGAGGTGGCAGGCAAACTGGGCGACGACGACGCCAACTTCGTCCAGGGCGTGCTGGGCCTCGAGGAAGACCCCTCCGAGGTCACGCCCGTGGTGGTCACGCAGGATTTCAAGGTCAAGGCCTTCTCCGGCCAGTGCCCCGACCTGATGGATGTCATCGTCAAGGGCTACGACAAGCTCTCCGCGGGCAAGGACGTGACCCTGGTGGCCGGCTCCGGCTCCATGTACTCGGGCACCTACTGCAACGTGGACGGCGTGAGCGTGGTCAAGCGGCTGAACATCCCGGCCATCGTCATCGACCGCTTCCAGAAGGAGCTCAACTACGACTACCTCGTGGTCCTGAAAGAGACGCTGGGCGACAACCTCCTGGGCGTGATCCTGAACGACATCACCCCCAACTTCCTGGACGAGGTGGAGTCGCTCATCGTGCCCTTCCTGAACCGCAAGGGCGTGCGCGTGCTGGGCATCATCCCCAAGGACCCGCTCATGGGCGCCATCAAGGTGGCCGACCTGGCCGAGCGCCTGGGGGGCAAGGTCATCTCAGCCCAGCACAAGGCGGAGCGCATCGTGGAGAGCTTCCTCATCGGCACCATGCAGGTTGAAAACTTCCTGACCCACTTCCGCAAGAACAAGAACGCGGCCGTCATCGTGGGCGGCGACCGCTCCGACGTGCAGCTGGTGGCCCTGGAGGGCGACAGCCCCTGCCTGGTGCTTACCGGCAACCTCTACCCCAACGACATCATCCTCACCCGCTCCGAGGTGCTGGAGATCCCCATCATCGTGGTGCGCGACGACACCTTCTCCGTGGCCAAGAAAATGGAGACCATCCTGCAGCGCCACAAGCTGCGCGACATCATCAAGATCAAGCAGGGCGCGCAGCTGGTCAGCTCCAACATCGACTTCGAGTACATAAAGAAGGGCCTCGGGCTGAAGTAG
- a CDS encoding Hsp20/alpha crystallin family protein, with translation MPDLISWGTTELAKLKDDMDRRFCALFEDFGRPKAMCPEGGIRVDASGDDWLVTCPLSGFEPEEVAVSVSGRVLSISAARERGAGGGSLRMARELTLPFAIEAAEAGFSGGTLTVRLRRQGLPPVRSIPVRKS, from the coding sequence ATGCCCGACCTCATCTCCTGGGGAACCACCGAGCTCGCCAAGCTCAAAGACGACATGGACAGGCGCTTTTGCGCCCTCTTCGAGGATTTCGGCCGGCCCAAGGCCATGTGCCCGGAGGGCGGCATCCGCGTGGATGCCTCCGGCGACGACTGGCTCGTCACCTGCCCCCTCTCCGGGTTCGAGCCCGAGGAGGTGGCCGTGAGCGTCTCCGGCCGGGTGCTCTCCATCTCGGCCGCGAGGGAGCGGGGCGCCGGCGGCGGCAGCCTGCGCATGGCGCGCGAGCTGACCCTGCCCTTCGCCATCGAGGCTGCCGAGGCGGGCTTCTCCGGCGGCACGCTCACCGTGCGCCTGCGCCGCCAGGGGCTCCCCCCCGTCCGCAGCATCCCCGTCCGCAAGAGCTAG